Within Cercospora beticola chromosome 6, complete sequence, the genomic segment GAATTCAGTGTACACTAGCTTTCGCCATTCTCTTGACTCAGTCGGGATAGATCAAGCTGTACCATATCAAAATTTCGAAATCTTTCACTTAGACCGAGAATCTGCTTCCCCTGTCGAACTGATCGACAAGCTAGTTTATTCGGCGCCGGGTTCCTTTCTCCACATGCGCTGACAGCATCAGCCTGATTATTAGATCTTGCCGCTTCTAGTGCATTGCTGTAGTCCCCTCCTTGTGCACTGGCATCTGCACCCGCATTGAGCAGCATCTGCACTACGCTCTCGTAGCCACATACTGATGCGGCCACCAGTACGTTGCCGTGAGGTCCTCCCTGAAAGTTTACATTTGCTCCAGCATCGAGTAGCATCTGCACCACAGTGTCATGACCagagactgctgctgcccgcaGCGCAGTGCCGCGTGAGCCGTCCTCGGCGTTCACATCTGCTCCCGCATCGAGTAGCAGCTGCACCACGTTCTCGTGGCCACATTGCGATGCCTCCGCCAACGGATTGCCGTAAATGCCCCCCCCTTGAGCGTTGACATCTGCTCCCGCATTCACCAGCACCTGCACTACCCTCTCGTGGCCTTTACTTGACGCCACCTGCAGGGCGGTAGAACTTTTATATAACCGACCATTGACAGTTGCCCCCGCATCCAGTAGCACCTGCACCGCCTTCTCGTGGCCGCCATCTGATGCATTGTACAGCGCTTCGATGTGTGCATATTCGTGAAACTCTGTACCCATAtccagcagcatctgcaccATCCCTTCGTGACCCCCCTCTGATCCAGTCACAAGGGCTTGGCTCCATTGCATCTTCTGAGCCCCAGGGTCTAGCTCGTATATAGACATTAAAGTGTGTTTTGACAAATGTACCAAGCCATTCCTGACTGCCCAGCTCCAGTCCCAGACTCTGTTAAGACCCCACCTCGACGAAAGTACCAATTTGGTTTTAGAACGTATTTCGAGAATGGTCTCTTCGATGTTGGGTACGCTCATGTCGTTCAAGAATATCCTCAGTACGTCCCAGCTTGCGTGGACAATTGCAGCGATCAACGGTCTCACATACCTTTGCTGCTTTTCCATCTTCAGGGCTGCAGTCGGTCGAGAACCCAAACTTGCGAGGTTCCTCTCAGCGCAGAGATAGTTTAAGCTGGGAACATCGCTGTAGACAACCGGCTTGCTCGTCTGCAAAGCGTTAAACCCGCTCATCCAGTCCGATATCGTGAACTCATTGGCTAGGAAGGAATCTTGAGGACATCCAACTGCTGCCTGGTCTGCGTGATGCAAGATATAGGTGGTGGCATACTCAGCAAATGGATATCGAGCCCTCAGCGAGCTGCGCTCCTCTTCGTTAAGCAgctgcttcttgcctttACGCTGGTCGAGTTGTCTTGGTAGGCTAAATGCCATCCCTCGCAAACAGTAGCGTTTCAAGTGATCATGTGCGACGCTCTCAAATGACTCGTGACTACCGCAGATCTCCTCAAAGCCACCTTGATCAATCAAAAAATCGCGCACAGATTCATGAATAAATTGTGCAGTGGTCGTCTTGCCTTTGGTCAGCTCCGCTAAGCCCTTTGAAGAAGTCAGTAAGAATATCTCCATACGAGGGTCTGTGATCCCGCCGTGCCACTCGAGGCTGCCATCAACACCAGACATCATCGCGAAATACCACTCCTTCAGTGTCAGAGGCCGCCTAGCGTACAAAATCCACCGGAGACAGAGCAGAAACTCTTCCTTATGCTCATCATCCCGAAGAATGATGGTTTTGAACAGATCTGGTAGACCCTCAGGTATCTCTCGCAGTCGTGACTGCATGGCGTGGAACCTGCCTCGTTCTACGTCTTTCTGGAGA encodes:
- a CDS encoding uncharacterized protein (antiSMASH:Cluster_4), whose protein sequence is MRLLNSDFEFCDYDDSPPPYAILSHTWSERNEEEVTYQDLKDGIKDTTKPLTKLNFCKDRAKEAGYKYFWIDTCCIDKRNDAEVNYAIRSMWRWYFEAGVCFVYLSDLSKKRTRDTDWRDALKDCRWFTRGWTLQELIASKKIEFYARDGHIGSREDLLPALRSITGIDLGRSMPSHATRLGWVTKRSTKRPEDRAYCMLGICDVSLDPRYGEGGNSAWRRLQDAITHRHGTIALSVQREVTNDDHPATMLEALRFDALETRRKTVKEPLTKTCKWILAHPACAKWLKLERKFFWIKGKPGAGKSVLIKYLDQHVTRKLKKSNAIGLHFYFNARGEQLEKSFMGLYRSLLVQLVDLVPEVAHELNALGMPFDLPQLQSVLTSVILSIDRQVWLFIDALDECREGDVRDLIEFLDGLQDAKLYVCLASRHYPIVKVPTDLQLVLEDVDQHKEDLSTYVQKLDLEGEELAQMQHDIVAKANGIFLWVVLVVNILQKDVERGRFHAMQSRLREIPEGLPDLFKTIILRDDEHKEEFLLCLRWILYARRPLTLKEWYFAMMSGVDGSLEWHGGITDPRMEIFLLTSSKGLAELTKGKTTTAQFIHESVRDFLIDQGGFEEICGSHESFESVAHDHLKRYCLRGMAFSLPRQLDQRKGKKQLLNEEERSSLRARYPFAEYATTYILHHADQAAVGCPQDSFLANEFTISDWMSGFNALQTSKPVVYSDVPSLNYLCAERNLASLGSRPTAALKMEKQQRYVRPLIAAIVHASWDVLRIFLNDMSVPNIEETILEIRSKTKLVLSSRWGLNRVWDWSWAVRNGLVHLSKHTLMSIYELDPGAQKMQWSQALVTGSEGGHEGMVQMLLDMGTEFHEYAHIEALYNASDGGHEKAVQVLLDAGATVNGRLYKSSTALQVASSKGHERVVQVLVNAGADVNAQGGGIYGNPLAEASQCGHENVVQLLLDAGADVNAEDGSRGTALRAAAVSGHDTVVQMLLDAGANVNFQGGPHGNVLVAASVCGYESVVQMLLNAGADASAQGGDYSNALEAARSNNQADAVSACGERNPAPNKLACRSVRQGKQILGLSERFRNFDMVQLDLSRLSQENGES